In Mercenaria mercenaria strain notata chromosome 14, MADL_Memer_1, whole genome shotgun sequence, the following are encoded in one genomic region:
- the LOC123526450 gene encoding solute carrier family 2, facilitated glucose transporter member 1-like isoform X1 — MMEEMNGKAHTAHMIQERDPKMTFWLFFSITVCVFGNSFLYGYNIGVVNSPGPLLKAFYFQIYLARDGIETVYIPESKSLHYVELPESKRAAISTTAATTTTKTLSVVVSNSSQGPNYAAGSNASTTLAPTTTAHPMLAKSKKEIEEDNFIELMWSITVALFVFFGMVGAFTSGRVADYFGRKKGMIIITVLMFVAAIFGAISSVAKSPECLMVSRVFVGLHNGISVSLASLYLAEISPKKIRGAVGTCHQLFITIGILWSMILGLPDLSGTWGAWPVLFGFNALPALVCLLLFPLCPESPRYMLIKKNDEDGAKKGLVKLRGYSDVEDELEEMRVEARKASTVESFSLKKLLTTPELKLPIIIAVVVQIAQQWSGINAAMSYSSFIFKQAEVPEDTIPYVIVGQGAINVLATIVCVPLMEKLGRRPLLIFPMCGMVLSFLVLTISLNLLQSGNFDDQKFALAMVSITVMMTYVIGFAVGLGPIPFIVVSEIFRQEPRAAAMSFSLAFNWICNFILMLTFRFIQKGIGAYTYLIFIVILVASIIFIVIFVPETKNKTFDEVAQSIAFGRAKKGSAFGQDAEEMQPMGESQKV; from the exons CAGGAGAGGGACCCCAAAATGACCTTTTGGCTGTTTTTCAGCATCACTGTTTGTGTGTTTGGAAACTCATTTTTGTATGGTTACAACATTGGAGTTGTTAATTCTCCGGGCCCT CTCTTAAAAGCTTTTTACTTCCAAATCTACCTCGCTAGAGATGGTATTGAAACTGTTTATATACCAGAGTCCAAAAGTCTTCACTATGTAGAGCTACCTGAGTCCAAACGGGCTGCCATatcaacaacagcagcaacaacaacaacaaaaacactatCTGTTGTTGTTAGTAACAGTTCGCAAGGACCAAACTACGCCGCCGGTAGTAATGCATCAACAACGCTGGCGCCGACAACAACTGCTCATCCAATGTTGGCGAAATCTAAGAAAG aaatcgAAGAAGACAATTTCATCGAGTTAATGTGGTCTATAACGGTCGCTTTGTTTGTATTCTTTGGTATGGTTGGTGCATTCACTTCCGGTAGAGTCGCAGATTATTTTGGTCG AAAGAAGGGTATGATAATCATAACAGTTTTGATGTTTGTTGCCGCCATATTCGGTGCAATCTCCTCTGTAGCCAAATCTCCAGAATGTTTGATGGTCTCGAGGGTCTTTGTTGGCCTTCATAATG GAATAAGTGTCAGCTTAGCTTCACTCTACCTCGCCGAAATCTCGCCAAAGAAAATCAGAGGTGCAGTTGGTACATGCCATCAGTTATTTATTACAATAGGGATCCTGTGGTCCATGATTCTTGGTCTTCCTGATCTCTCTG GTACCTGGGGTGCCTGGCCAGtattgtttgggtttaacgccctaCCAGCCCTTGTCTGTTTGTTATTGTTCCCGTTATGCCCGGAAAGCCCAAGATACATGTTGATCAAGAAAAATGATGAAGATGGCGCAAAGAAAG GACTTGTAAAACTACGAGGGTATTCAGACGTTGAAGATGAATTAGAAGAAATGAGAGTAGAAGCAAGAAAAGCATCCACAGTTGAAAGTTTCTCACTGAAAAAGCTCTTGACTACACCAGAGCTAAAGCTACCTATTATTATAGCTGTGGTCGTGCAAATCGCCCAGCAGTGGTCTGGTATTAATGCT GCTATGTCGTACTCCAGTTTCATATTCAAACAAGCTGAAGTACCGGAAGATACTATCCCATATGTGATTGTAGGACAGGGTGCTATTAACGTTCTTGCAACAATTGTTTGT GTACCGTTGATGGAGAAGTTAGGTCGGCGGCCACTATTAATATTTCCAATGTGTGGTATGGTGCTGTCATTCTTAGTTCTTACAATCTCTCTCAACCTCCTCCAGTCCGGGAACTTTGAT gACCAGAAGTTTGCCCTTGCCATGGTGTCTATTACAGTCATGATGACATATGTCATTGGTTTTGCAGTTGGATTAG GTCCAATTCCATTTATTGTTGTGTCTGAGATTTTCCGCCAAGAGCCACGTGCAGCTGCCATGAGTTTCTCCCTGGCATTCAACTGGATCTGTAACTTCATTCTAATGTTGACCTTCCGGTTCATACAG aaaggAATAGGGGCGTATACGTACCTTATATTTATTGTCATCCTAGTGGCGTCTATCATTTTTATCGTCATCTTTGTCCCAGAGACGAAAAACAAAACGTTTGACGAAGTTGCGCAATCGATCGCCTTCGGGAGGGCGAAAAAGGGCAGCGCGTTTGGGCAAGATGCCGAAGAAATGCAACCCATGGGAGAGTCGCAGAAAGTTTAA
- the LOC123526450 gene encoding solute carrier family 2, facilitated glucose transporter member 1-like isoform X3, producing MVEQERDPKMTFWLFFSITVCVFGNSFLYGYNIGVVNSPGPLLKAFYFQIYLARDGIETVYIPESKSLHYVELPESKRAAISTTAATTTTKTLSVVVSNSSQGPNYAAGSNASTTLAPTTTAHPMLAKSKKEIEEDNFIELMWSITVALFVFFGMVGAFTSGRVADYFGRKKGMIIITVLMFVAAIFGAISSVAKSPECLMVSRVFVGLHNGISVSLASLYLAEISPKKIRGAVGTCHQLFITIGILWSMILGLPDLSGTWGAWPVLFGFNALPALVCLLLFPLCPESPRYMLIKKNDEDGAKKGLVKLRGYSDVEDELEEMRVEARKASTVESFSLKKLLTTPELKLPIIIAVVVQIAQQWSGINAAMSYSSFIFKQAEVPEDTIPYVIVGQGAINVLATIVCVPLMEKLGRRPLLIFPMCGMVLSFLVLTISLNLLQSGNFDDQKFALAMVSITVMMTYVIGFAVGLGPIPFIVVSEIFRQEPRAAAMSFSLAFNWICNFILMLTFRFIQKGIGAYTYLIFIVILVASIIFIVIFVPETKNKTFDEVAQSIAFGRAKKGSAFGQDAEEMQPMGESQKV from the exons CAGGAGAGGGACCCCAAAATGACCTTTTGGCTGTTTTTCAGCATCACTGTTTGTGTGTTTGGAAACTCATTTTTGTATGGTTACAACATTGGAGTTGTTAATTCTCCGGGCCCT CTCTTAAAAGCTTTTTACTTCCAAATCTACCTCGCTAGAGATGGTATTGAAACTGTTTATATACCAGAGTCCAAAAGTCTTCACTATGTAGAGCTACCTGAGTCCAAACGGGCTGCCATatcaacaacagcagcaacaacaacaacaaaaacactatCTGTTGTTGTTAGTAACAGTTCGCAAGGACCAAACTACGCCGCCGGTAGTAATGCATCAACAACGCTGGCGCCGACAACAACTGCTCATCCAATGTTGGCGAAATCTAAGAAAG aaatcgAAGAAGACAATTTCATCGAGTTAATGTGGTCTATAACGGTCGCTTTGTTTGTATTCTTTGGTATGGTTGGTGCATTCACTTCCGGTAGAGTCGCAGATTATTTTGGTCG AAAGAAGGGTATGATAATCATAACAGTTTTGATGTTTGTTGCCGCCATATTCGGTGCAATCTCCTCTGTAGCCAAATCTCCAGAATGTTTGATGGTCTCGAGGGTCTTTGTTGGCCTTCATAATG GAATAAGTGTCAGCTTAGCTTCACTCTACCTCGCCGAAATCTCGCCAAAGAAAATCAGAGGTGCAGTTGGTACATGCCATCAGTTATTTATTACAATAGGGATCCTGTGGTCCATGATTCTTGGTCTTCCTGATCTCTCTG GTACCTGGGGTGCCTGGCCAGtattgtttgggtttaacgccctaCCAGCCCTTGTCTGTTTGTTATTGTTCCCGTTATGCCCGGAAAGCCCAAGATACATGTTGATCAAGAAAAATGATGAAGATGGCGCAAAGAAAG GACTTGTAAAACTACGAGGGTATTCAGACGTTGAAGATGAATTAGAAGAAATGAGAGTAGAAGCAAGAAAAGCATCCACAGTTGAAAGTTTCTCACTGAAAAAGCTCTTGACTACACCAGAGCTAAAGCTACCTATTATTATAGCTGTGGTCGTGCAAATCGCCCAGCAGTGGTCTGGTATTAATGCT GCTATGTCGTACTCCAGTTTCATATTCAAACAAGCTGAAGTACCGGAAGATACTATCCCATATGTGATTGTAGGACAGGGTGCTATTAACGTTCTTGCAACAATTGTTTGT GTACCGTTGATGGAGAAGTTAGGTCGGCGGCCACTATTAATATTTCCAATGTGTGGTATGGTGCTGTCATTCTTAGTTCTTACAATCTCTCTCAACCTCCTCCAGTCCGGGAACTTTGAT gACCAGAAGTTTGCCCTTGCCATGGTGTCTATTACAGTCATGATGACATATGTCATTGGTTTTGCAGTTGGATTAG GTCCAATTCCATTTATTGTTGTGTCTGAGATTTTCCGCCAAGAGCCACGTGCAGCTGCCATGAGTTTCTCCCTGGCATTCAACTGGATCTGTAACTTCATTCTAATGTTGACCTTCCGGTTCATACAG aaaggAATAGGGGCGTATACGTACCTTATATTTATTGTCATCCTAGTGGCGTCTATCATTTTTATCGTCATCTTTGTCCCAGAGACGAAAAACAAAACGTTTGACGAAGTTGCGCAATCGATCGCCTTCGGGAGGGCGAAAAAGGGCAGCGCGTTTGGGCAAGATGCCGAAGAAATGCAACCCATGGGAGAGTCGCAGAAAGTTTAA
- the LOC123526450 gene encoding solute carrier family 2, facilitated glucose transporter member 5-like isoform X2, whose amino-acid sequence MMEEMNGKAHTAHMIERDPKMTFWLFFSITVCVFGNSFLYGYNIGVVNSPGPLLKAFYFQIYLARDGIETVYIPESKSLHYVELPESKRAAISTTAATTTTKTLSVVVSNSSQGPNYAAGSNASTTLAPTTTAHPMLAKSKKEIEEDNFIELMWSITVALFVFFGMVGAFTSGRVADYFGRKKGMIIITVLMFVAAIFGAISSVAKSPECLMVSRVFVGLHNGISVSLASLYLAEISPKKIRGAVGTCHQLFITIGILWSMILGLPDLSGTWGAWPVLFGFNALPALVCLLLFPLCPESPRYMLIKKNDEDGAKKGLVKLRGYSDVEDELEEMRVEARKASTVESFSLKKLLTTPELKLPIIIAVVVQIAQQWSGINAAMSYSSFIFKQAEVPEDTIPYVIVGQGAINVLATIVCVPLMEKLGRRPLLIFPMCGMVLSFLVLTISLNLLQSGNFDDQKFALAMVSITVMMTYVIGFAVGLGPIPFIVVSEIFRQEPRAAAMSFSLAFNWICNFILMLTFRFIQKGIGAYTYLIFIVILVASIIFIVIFVPETKNKTFDEVAQSIAFGRAKKGSAFGQDAEEMQPMGESQKV is encoded by the exons GAGAGGGACCCCAAAATGACCTTTTGGCTGTTTTTCAGCATCACTGTTTGTGTGTTTGGAAACTCATTTTTGTATGGTTACAACATTGGAGTTGTTAATTCTCCGGGCCCT CTCTTAAAAGCTTTTTACTTCCAAATCTACCTCGCTAGAGATGGTATTGAAACTGTTTATATACCAGAGTCCAAAAGTCTTCACTATGTAGAGCTACCTGAGTCCAAACGGGCTGCCATatcaacaacagcagcaacaacaacaacaaaaacactatCTGTTGTTGTTAGTAACAGTTCGCAAGGACCAAACTACGCCGCCGGTAGTAATGCATCAACAACGCTGGCGCCGACAACAACTGCTCATCCAATGTTGGCGAAATCTAAGAAAG aaatcgAAGAAGACAATTTCATCGAGTTAATGTGGTCTATAACGGTCGCTTTGTTTGTATTCTTTGGTATGGTTGGTGCATTCACTTCCGGTAGAGTCGCAGATTATTTTGGTCG AAAGAAGGGTATGATAATCATAACAGTTTTGATGTTTGTTGCCGCCATATTCGGTGCAATCTCCTCTGTAGCCAAATCTCCAGAATGTTTGATGGTCTCGAGGGTCTTTGTTGGCCTTCATAATG GAATAAGTGTCAGCTTAGCTTCACTCTACCTCGCCGAAATCTCGCCAAAGAAAATCAGAGGTGCAGTTGGTACATGCCATCAGTTATTTATTACAATAGGGATCCTGTGGTCCATGATTCTTGGTCTTCCTGATCTCTCTG GTACCTGGGGTGCCTGGCCAGtattgtttgggtttaacgccctaCCAGCCCTTGTCTGTTTGTTATTGTTCCCGTTATGCCCGGAAAGCCCAAGATACATGTTGATCAAGAAAAATGATGAAGATGGCGCAAAGAAAG GACTTGTAAAACTACGAGGGTATTCAGACGTTGAAGATGAATTAGAAGAAATGAGAGTAGAAGCAAGAAAAGCATCCACAGTTGAAAGTTTCTCACTGAAAAAGCTCTTGACTACACCAGAGCTAAAGCTACCTATTATTATAGCTGTGGTCGTGCAAATCGCCCAGCAGTGGTCTGGTATTAATGCT GCTATGTCGTACTCCAGTTTCATATTCAAACAAGCTGAAGTACCGGAAGATACTATCCCATATGTGATTGTAGGACAGGGTGCTATTAACGTTCTTGCAACAATTGTTTGT GTACCGTTGATGGAGAAGTTAGGTCGGCGGCCACTATTAATATTTCCAATGTGTGGTATGGTGCTGTCATTCTTAGTTCTTACAATCTCTCTCAACCTCCTCCAGTCCGGGAACTTTGAT gACCAGAAGTTTGCCCTTGCCATGGTGTCTATTACAGTCATGATGACATATGTCATTGGTTTTGCAGTTGGATTAG GTCCAATTCCATTTATTGTTGTGTCTGAGATTTTCCGCCAAGAGCCACGTGCAGCTGCCATGAGTTTCTCCCTGGCATTCAACTGGATCTGTAACTTCATTCTAATGTTGACCTTCCGGTTCATACAG aaaggAATAGGGGCGTATACGTACCTTATATTTATTGTCATCCTAGTGGCGTCTATCATTTTTATCGTCATCTTTGTCCCAGAGACGAAAAACAAAACGTTTGACGAAGTTGCGCAATCGATCGCCTTCGGGAGGGCGAAAAAGGGCAGCGCGTTTGGGCAAGATGCCGAAGAAATGCAACCCATGGGAGAGTCGCAGAAAGTTTAA
- the LOC123526450 gene encoding solute carrier family 2, facilitated glucose transporter member 5-like isoform X4 produces the protein MVEERDPKMTFWLFFSITVCVFGNSFLYGYNIGVVNSPGPLLKAFYFQIYLARDGIETVYIPESKSLHYVELPESKRAAISTTAATTTTKTLSVVVSNSSQGPNYAAGSNASTTLAPTTTAHPMLAKSKKEIEEDNFIELMWSITVALFVFFGMVGAFTSGRVADYFGRKKGMIIITVLMFVAAIFGAISSVAKSPECLMVSRVFVGLHNGISVSLASLYLAEISPKKIRGAVGTCHQLFITIGILWSMILGLPDLSGTWGAWPVLFGFNALPALVCLLLFPLCPESPRYMLIKKNDEDGAKKGLVKLRGYSDVEDELEEMRVEARKASTVESFSLKKLLTTPELKLPIIIAVVVQIAQQWSGINAAMSYSSFIFKQAEVPEDTIPYVIVGQGAINVLATIVCVPLMEKLGRRPLLIFPMCGMVLSFLVLTISLNLLQSGNFDDQKFALAMVSITVMMTYVIGFAVGLGPIPFIVVSEIFRQEPRAAAMSFSLAFNWICNFILMLTFRFIQKGIGAYTYLIFIVILVASIIFIVIFVPETKNKTFDEVAQSIAFGRAKKGSAFGQDAEEMQPMGESQKV, from the exons GAGAGGGACCCCAAAATGACCTTTTGGCTGTTTTTCAGCATCACTGTTTGTGTGTTTGGAAACTCATTTTTGTATGGTTACAACATTGGAGTTGTTAATTCTCCGGGCCCT CTCTTAAAAGCTTTTTACTTCCAAATCTACCTCGCTAGAGATGGTATTGAAACTGTTTATATACCAGAGTCCAAAAGTCTTCACTATGTAGAGCTACCTGAGTCCAAACGGGCTGCCATatcaacaacagcagcaacaacaacaacaaaaacactatCTGTTGTTGTTAGTAACAGTTCGCAAGGACCAAACTACGCCGCCGGTAGTAATGCATCAACAACGCTGGCGCCGACAACAACTGCTCATCCAATGTTGGCGAAATCTAAGAAAG aaatcgAAGAAGACAATTTCATCGAGTTAATGTGGTCTATAACGGTCGCTTTGTTTGTATTCTTTGGTATGGTTGGTGCATTCACTTCCGGTAGAGTCGCAGATTATTTTGGTCG AAAGAAGGGTATGATAATCATAACAGTTTTGATGTTTGTTGCCGCCATATTCGGTGCAATCTCCTCTGTAGCCAAATCTCCAGAATGTTTGATGGTCTCGAGGGTCTTTGTTGGCCTTCATAATG GAATAAGTGTCAGCTTAGCTTCACTCTACCTCGCCGAAATCTCGCCAAAGAAAATCAGAGGTGCAGTTGGTACATGCCATCAGTTATTTATTACAATAGGGATCCTGTGGTCCATGATTCTTGGTCTTCCTGATCTCTCTG GTACCTGGGGTGCCTGGCCAGtattgtttgggtttaacgccctaCCAGCCCTTGTCTGTTTGTTATTGTTCCCGTTATGCCCGGAAAGCCCAAGATACATGTTGATCAAGAAAAATGATGAAGATGGCGCAAAGAAAG GACTTGTAAAACTACGAGGGTATTCAGACGTTGAAGATGAATTAGAAGAAATGAGAGTAGAAGCAAGAAAAGCATCCACAGTTGAAAGTTTCTCACTGAAAAAGCTCTTGACTACACCAGAGCTAAAGCTACCTATTATTATAGCTGTGGTCGTGCAAATCGCCCAGCAGTGGTCTGGTATTAATGCT GCTATGTCGTACTCCAGTTTCATATTCAAACAAGCTGAAGTACCGGAAGATACTATCCCATATGTGATTGTAGGACAGGGTGCTATTAACGTTCTTGCAACAATTGTTTGT GTACCGTTGATGGAGAAGTTAGGTCGGCGGCCACTATTAATATTTCCAATGTGTGGTATGGTGCTGTCATTCTTAGTTCTTACAATCTCTCTCAACCTCCTCCAGTCCGGGAACTTTGAT gACCAGAAGTTTGCCCTTGCCATGGTGTCTATTACAGTCATGATGACATATGTCATTGGTTTTGCAGTTGGATTAG GTCCAATTCCATTTATTGTTGTGTCTGAGATTTTCCGCCAAGAGCCACGTGCAGCTGCCATGAGTTTCTCCCTGGCATTCAACTGGATCTGTAACTTCATTCTAATGTTGACCTTCCGGTTCATACAG aaaggAATAGGGGCGTATACGTACCTTATATTTATTGTCATCCTAGTGGCGTCTATCATTTTTATCGTCATCTTTGTCCCAGAGACGAAAAACAAAACGTTTGACGAAGTTGCGCAATCGATCGCCTTCGGGAGGGCGAAAAAGGGCAGCGCGTTTGGGCAAGATGCCGAAGAAATGCAACCCATGGGAGAGTCGCAGAAAGTTTAA